A stretch of the Azospirillum brasilense genome encodes the following:
- a CDS encoding RT0821/Lpp0805 family surface protein, with product MPVVRLSGIRFASVLCLGLTVALPLTSAPAAAQVFTQGGYGAPTQTNPQGGPLGNGGGNTTFGIDNDLLGKLGGAAVGALAGSQIGKGSGNLLAIGAGGLLGYFAGGYLMEQLSPGSRNAAQSAETRALDAPVGQTIRWNSPDSANTGGTITPIRAGRDSAGRECKEFQHKVTIDGRQESATGTACRGDDGQWRLAATP from the coding sequence GTGCCCGTTGTCCGTCTGTCCGGGATTCGCTTCGCCTCGGTCCTTTGCCTTGGTCTGACCGTCGCCCTGCCCCTGACCTCCGCGCCCGCCGCGGCGCAGGTGTTCACCCAGGGCGGTTACGGCGCGCCGACCCAGACCAACCCGCAGGGCGGCCCGCTAGGCAACGGCGGCGGCAACACCACCTTCGGCATCGACAACGACCTGCTGGGCAAGCTCGGCGGGGCCGCCGTCGGGGCGCTCGCCGGGTCGCAGATCGGCAAGGGCAGCGGCAATCTGCTGGCCATCGGCGCCGGCGGCCTGCTCGGCTACTTCGCCGGCGGCTATCTGATGGAGCAGCTGAGCCCGGGCAGCCGCAACGCGGCGCAGAGCGCGGAGACCCGCGCCCTCGACGCGCCGGTCGGCCAGACCATCCGCTGGAACAGCCCGGACAGCGCCAACACCGGCGGCACCATCACGCCGATCCGCGCGGGGCGCGATTCCGCCGGGCGGGAGTGCAAGGAGTTTCAGCACAAGGTGACCATCGACGGCCGCCAGGAATCCGCCACCGGCACCGCCTGCCGCGGCGACGACGGCCAGTGGCGCCTCGCCGCGACTCCCTGA
- a CDS encoding LOG family protein: MKDSRPNHESAAYRIAFEDRDFLLSESMRGVRFMLEYAKPEAELKAWGIRSTIVVYGSARVPSPERAEQLLRDARTPEERQQAERRAKQAAWYEEARTFGRIVSERGGALAPTEDGQRDNVIATGGGPGLMEAANRGAQEAGAPSIGFNISLPQEPHPNPYSTPELTFRFHYFAIRKMHLAMRANGLAIFPGGFGTFDEAFEILNLRNTNKASRLPIVFVGRDYWNEVVNFRALADHGMISTGDLELFDIADTAEEAWDCMTRLGLKRGNPPLGPAGTGLSAADEET, translated from the coding sequence ATGAAGGACAGCAGGCCGAACCACGAATCCGCCGCTTACCGCATCGCCTTCGAGGACCGCGATTTTCTTTTGAGCGAATCGATGCGCGGCGTGCGCTTCATGCTCGAATACGCCAAGCCGGAAGCGGAGCTGAAGGCCTGGGGCATCCGCTCCACCATCGTGGTCTACGGCAGCGCGCGGGTGCCCTCGCCCGAACGGGCGGAACAGCTTCTCCGCGACGCCCGGACGCCCGAGGAGCGGCAGCAGGCCGAGCGGCGGGCCAAGCAGGCGGCCTGGTACGAGGAGGCGCGCACCTTCGGCCGCATCGTGTCGGAGCGCGGCGGTGCCCTGGCGCCCACCGAGGACGGGCAGCGCGACAATGTGATCGCCACCGGCGGCGGCCCCGGCCTGATGGAGGCGGCCAACCGCGGCGCGCAGGAGGCCGGGGCGCCGAGCATCGGCTTCAACATCAGCCTGCCGCAGGAACCGCACCCCAACCCCTACAGCACGCCGGAGCTGACCTTCCGTTTCCACTATTTCGCCATCCGGAAAATGCATCTGGCGATGCGCGCCAACGGGCTGGCGATCTTCCCCGGCGGCTTCGGCACCTTCGACGAGGCCTTCGAGATCCTGAACCTGCGCAACACCAACAAGGCGTCGCGCCTGCCCATCGTCTTCGTCGGGCGCGACTACTGGAACGAGGTGGTGAACTTCCGCGCGCTGGCCGACCACGGCATGATCAGCACCGGCGACCTGGAGCTGTTCGACATCGCCGACACGGCGGAGGAGGCGTGGGACTGCATGACCCGGCTCGGCCTCAAGCGCGGCAACCCGCCGCTCGGCCCCGCCGGCACCGGCCTGTCCGCCGCCGACGAGGAAACCTGA
- a CDS encoding group III truncated hemoglobin, whose translation MDQTAAPTPQSATIAERVAKTGIDEAMIEALVRTFYGKIRDDALLGPVFGAAITDWEPHLRKMMDFWSSVALLTHRYDGRPLPAHVRFDIGPAHFERWLALFRETTAEVCTPEAAAFFEDRAANIGRSIQMGVDFFRKQAGAGAAPGIGA comes from the coding sequence TTGGACCAGACCGCCGCCCCCACGCCCCAGTCCGCCACCATCGCCGAGCGGGTCGCCAAGACCGGCATCGACGAGGCGATGATCGAAGCCCTCGTCCGCACCTTCTACGGCAAGATCCGCGACGACGCCCTGCTCGGCCCGGTCTTCGGCGCCGCGATCACCGACTGGGAGCCTCACTTGCGGAAGATGATGGACTTCTGGTCCTCGGTCGCCCTGCTGACCCACCGCTACGACGGGCGCCCCCTGCCCGCCCATGTCCGCTTCGACATCGGGCCGGCGCATTTCGAGCGCTGGCTGGCGCTGTTCCGCGAGACGACGGCCGAGGTCTGCACGCCCGAGGCCGCCGCTTTCTTCGAGGACCGCGCGGCCAACATCGGGCGCAGCATCCAGATGGGGGTGGATTTCTTCCGCAAGCAGGCCGGGGCCGGCGCCGCCCCCGGAATCGGCGCCTGA
- a CDS encoding AraC family transcriptional regulator, giving the protein MIVQNAPADVLSDVLRLMQARTLCSARLAARGNWSIRFRPPHTIKFNVVTAGACWIRPDGPDGPDGPDGMDAPQRLGAGDCFVVVRGGFVLASAPDLAPVPADEVFRGSEGEARLDAGVDGDEVRFLGGSVWFDRLDGGLLFDLLPRLLMIRGGAPGAAPVSWLLEQLDQEWRGGTAGSQLACNDLLRLMFIHTLRTHLNEQPPGGANWLAASLDPSIGRVLGAIHAEPSRNWTLAELAGIAGRSRSSFAAAFRERVGMPPIDYLLRWRMRLAATRLRQGQEPVSVIAASLGYLSDSAFSATFRRIMGVSPARYRTDAERDAALDHGAAITR; this is encoded by the coding sequence GTGATCGTCCAGAACGCGCCCGCCGACGTGCTGTCGGACGTGCTTCGCCTGATGCAGGCCCGGACCCTGTGCTCGGCACGCCTCGCCGCCCGGGGGAACTGGTCGATCCGCTTCCGGCCGCCGCACACCATCAAGTTCAATGTGGTCACCGCGGGCGCCTGCTGGATTCGCCCGGACGGGCCGGATGGGCCGGATGGGCCGGACGGGATGGACGCGCCGCAGCGCCTCGGCGCCGGCGACTGCTTCGTGGTGGTGCGCGGCGGCTTCGTCCTGGCGAGCGCGCCCGACCTCGCCCCCGTCCCGGCCGATGAGGTGTTCCGGGGATCGGAGGGGGAGGCCCGCCTGGACGCGGGGGTCGACGGCGACGAAGTGCGCTTCCTCGGCGGCAGCGTGTGGTTCGACCGGTTGGACGGTGGTCTTCTGTTCGATCTGCTGCCGCGGCTGCTGATGATCCGCGGTGGCGCTCCGGGGGCCGCGCCGGTCAGCTGGCTGCTGGAGCAGCTCGACCAGGAATGGCGCGGCGGCACGGCGGGGTCCCAGCTCGCCTGCAACGACCTGCTGCGGCTGATGTTCATCCACACCTTGCGGACGCACTTGAACGAACAGCCGCCGGGGGGAGCCAACTGGCTGGCGGCCAGCCTGGATCCCTCGATCGGCCGGGTCCTCGGCGCCATCCACGCGGAGCCGTCCCGCAACTGGACACTGGCCGAGCTGGCGGGCATCGCCGGGCGGTCGCGCTCCAGCTTCGCCGCCGCCTTCCGCGAGCGCGTCGGCATGCCCCCGATCGATTATCTGCTGCGCTGGCGCATGCGCCTCGCCGCCACGCGGCTGCGGCAGGGGCAGGAACCCGTCTCGGTCATTGCCGCCTCGCTGGGCTACCTCTCGGACAGCGCCTTCAGCGCCACCTTCCGGCGGATCATGGGCGTCTCACCGGCGCGCTACCGGACGGACGCGGAAAGGGATGCCGCCTTGGACCACGGCGCCGCGATCACGCGTTGA
- a CDS encoding DUF3750 domain-containing protein, whose amino-acid sequence MAATILVILMTLVLLLAGPAFVIASGTATLGVDWSRADRASVGLAPDPAATPEAVVQVYAARALSWRGAFGTHPWFAVKPAGASAYTVYEVIGWRVYRGLPAVAVSNRDPDGRWFGSAPAVLAELRGPAAEAAIPKIAGAARSYPYAGEYRIWPGPNSNTFAAWVGRAVPELRLDLPSTALGKDYLGTGLIARAPSGTGWQVSLFGLAGLLLAREEGFEVNLLGMTFGVDPFDLAVKIPGVGRLALSAPAPTAPASADAPPPG is encoded by the coding sequence ATGGCGGCCACCATCCTGGTGATTTTGATGACGCTGGTCCTGCTGCTGGCCGGTCCGGCCTTCGTGATCGCGTCGGGAACGGCGACGCTCGGCGTGGACTGGAGCCGGGCGGACCGCGCGTCCGTCGGCCTCGCCCCCGATCCCGCCGCGACGCCGGAGGCGGTTGTGCAGGTCTACGCCGCCCGCGCCCTGTCCTGGCGCGGCGCCTTCGGCACGCACCCGTGGTTCGCGGTGAAGCCGGCGGGGGCGTCGGCCTACACCGTCTACGAGGTGATCGGCTGGCGGGTCTACCGCGGCCTGCCGGCGGTGGCGGTCAGCAACCGCGACCCGGACGGGCGCTGGTTCGGCTCCGCCCCCGCTGTGTTGGCCGAGTTGCGCGGACCCGCCGCCGAGGCGGCCATCCCCAAGATCGCCGGGGCCGCCCGGAGCTACCCCTACGCCGGGGAATACCGCATCTGGCCCGGCCCCAACAGCAACACCTTCGCCGCCTGGGTGGGGCGGGCGGTCCCGGAACTGCGTCTCGACCTGCCCTCCACGGCGCTGGGCAAGGACTATCTGGGCACCGGCCTGATCGCGCGGGCGCCCAGCGGCACCGGCTGGCAGGTCAGCCTGTTCGGCCTCGCCGGCCTGCTCCTGGCCAGGGAGGAAGGGTTCGAGGTGAACCTGTTGGGCATGACCTTCGGCGTCGATCCCTTCGACCTCGCGGTCAAGATTCCGGGGGTCGGGCGGCTGGCGCTGAGCGCTCCCGCACCGACGGCCCCGGCCTCCGCCGACGCTCCGCCGCCGGGCTGA
- a CDS encoding response regulator: MPHTQIPASFAEIEDATLPPPEVRVLVVDDDARNLLAMRETLADLDATVILARSGEEALKRILDQDFAAILMDVHMPGMDGYETAELIRNRRKSRHIPILFLTAINKDEMHIFRGYSAGAVDYMFKPVDPVILRSKVTVFVELYRKTEEVKRQAALRERLMAENYRVRAEKLEAEQALRRSEERQAMIARSLPILLYTAGPERGTPFRYVTENVEALFGFPAERFLTDGGFWESRLHPDDRERAAVQFEAMRQGGVSTVEYRWRAADGQYRTLLEKAMLLPGEDGRPPELCGTVLDVTDTRELQLQLAHVQKMETIGQLTGGIAHDFNNMLTVVIGSLERLGRMSFDDPKAARRVEMALQASLRCSDLTRRLLAFARRQQLHPESVDMEALVRNMGELMERTLGSAITVEIDSAPSLCPALVDRTQAESALLNLVINARDAMPSGGKLTIATTMVEADEGDAELSPGRYVRMTVSDTGCGMPPEVLARAFEPFFTTKEIGKGTGLGLSMIHGFVKQSGGLIRVESEPGRGTSFHLHLPCAPAAVRQAKTPEDTEDSGPLPGQGEVILVVDDDRDVRQVAVLTLQDLGYTVVEAENGPEALAVLAGEPRVDLLFTDVVMPGGMNGLELAQEAQRRHPALKALYASGYAHGVAGGLSGEGPGAEFLIKPYRDRDLARAVRKALGGAVSDAFPELKSA, from the coding sequence ATGCCCCACACCCAGATACCCGCCAGCTTCGCCGAGATCGAGGACGCCACCCTGCCGCCGCCGGAGGTCCGCGTGCTCGTCGTGGACGACGATGCGAGAAACCTGCTGGCGATGCGGGAGACTCTGGCCGACCTCGACGCCACGGTGATCCTCGCCCGCTCCGGCGAGGAGGCGCTGAAGCGTATTCTCGACCAGGACTTCGCGGCGATCCTGATGGATGTCCATATGCCGGGCATGGACGGCTACGAGACGGCGGAGCTGATCCGAAACCGCCGCAAGTCGCGGCACATCCCCATCCTCTTCCTGACCGCCATCAACAAGGACGAGATGCACATCTTCCGCGGTTATTCCGCGGGGGCGGTCGACTATATGTTCAAGCCGGTGGACCCGGTGATCCTGCGCAGCAAGGTCACCGTCTTCGTCGAGCTGTACCGCAAGACGGAGGAGGTCAAGCGCCAGGCCGCCCTGCGCGAGCGGCTGATGGCCGAGAACTACCGCGTGCGCGCCGAGAAGCTGGAGGCCGAACAGGCGCTCCGCCGGTCGGAGGAGCGGCAGGCGATGATCGCCCGCTCCCTGCCGATCCTGCTCTACACCGCCGGGCCGGAGCGCGGCACGCCCTTCCGCTACGTCACCGAGAACGTCGAGGCGCTGTTCGGCTTCCCCGCCGAGCGCTTCCTGACGGACGGCGGTTTCTGGGAATCGCGCCTGCACCCGGACGACCGCGAGCGCGCCGCCGTCCAGTTCGAGGCGATGCGGCAGGGCGGCGTTTCCACCGTCGAGTACCGCTGGCGCGCCGCCGACGGGCAGTACCGGACGCTCCTGGAGAAGGCCATGCTGCTGCCGGGCGAGGACGGACGGCCGCCGGAACTCTGCGGCACGGTGCTGGACGTCACCGACACGCGGGAGCTTCAGCTCCAGCTCGCCCATGTCCAGAAGATGGAGACGATCGGCCAGTTGACCGGGGGCATTGCCCACGACTTCAACAACATGCTGACCGTGGTCATCGGCAGCCTGGAGCGGCTGGGCCGCATGTCCTTCGACGACCCCAAGGCGGCGCGGCGGGTGGAGATGGCCCTGCAGGCGTCGCTGCGCTGCTCCGACCTGACGCGGCGGCTGCTCGCCTTCGCGCGGCGCCAGCAGCTCCACCCCGAGAGCGTGGACATGGAGGCGCTGGTCCGCAACATGGGCGAGCTGATGGAGCGCACGCTCGGCTCGGCGATCACCGTCGAGATCGACAGCGCACCGTCCCTCTGCCCGGCGCTGGTCGACCGCACGCAGGCGGAGTCGGCTCTGCTGAACCTCGTCATCAACGCCCGCGACGCCATGCCGTCCGGCGGCAAGCTGACCATCGCCACCACGATGGTGGAGGCCGACGAGGGGGACGCGGAGCTGAGCCCCGGACGCTACGTGCGGATGACGGTGAGCGACACCGGCTGCGGCATGCCGCCGGAGGTCCTCGCCCGCGCCTTCGAGCCCTTCTTCACCACCAAGGAGATCGGCAAGGGCACCGGGCTGGGGCTGAGCATGATCCACGGCTTCGTGAAGCAGTCGGGCGGGCTGATCCGGGTGGAGAGCGAGCCGGGCCGCGGCACGTCCTTCCACCTCCATCTGCCCTGCGCTCCGGCGGCCGTCCGTCAGGCGAAGACGCCGGAGGACACCGAGGACAGCGGTCCGCTGCCCGGCCAGGGCGAGGTGATCCTGGTGGTGGACGACGACCGCGACGTGCGTCAGGTCGCCGTGCTGACCCTCCAGGATCTCGGCTACACCGTGGTCGAGGCGGAGAACGGGCCGGAGGCGCTGGCCGTGCTGGCCGGGGAGCCGCGGGTGGACCTGCTCTTCACCGACGTGGTGATGCCGGGCGGCATGAACGGGCTGGAGCTGGCCCAGGAGGCGCAGCGGCGCCATCCGGCCCTGAAGGCGCTCTACGCCTCCGGCTACGCCCATGGTGTGGCCGGAGGCTTGAGCGGCGAAGGGCCAGGGGCCGAGTTCCTGATCAAGCCCTACCGCGACCGCGACCTCGCCCGCGCCGTCCGCAAGGCGCTGGGCGGCGCCGTGTCGGATGCCTTCCCGGAATTGAAGAGCGCCTGA
- a CDS encoding substrate-binding domain-containing protein, whose translation MPSLSKGLAMVAVAAALAACQFPGFPPPQQTATLPPPTVPKPPPEERGIWIVGSPSMRGAVGTAASRFDSTPDTQPRLVAEGTNSGFRSFCAGVGLEHPDMVVSDRPIRAEEQKRCRAKGITMTEYELGPKQFVYVKDAHMMTIPGVRDFTDSWGVKGKPVRGA comes from the coding sequence GTGCCATCCCTGTCGAAAGGCCTTGCCATGGTCGCCGTCGCGGCGGCGCTGGCCGCCTGCCAATTCCCCGGATTCCCGCCGCCGCAGCAGACGGCTACTCTGCCGCCCCCGACCGTGCCGAAGCCGCCGCCGGAGGAGCGCGGAATCTGGATCGTCGGCAGCCCGTCCATGCGGGGGGCGGTCGGCACCGCAGCCAGCCGCTTCGACAGCACGCCCGACACCCAGCCGCGCCTCGTCGCCGAGGGCACCAACAGCGGCTTCCGCAGCTTCTGCGCCGGGGTCGGGCTGGAGCATCCCGACATGGTGGTGTCCGACCGCCCCATCCGGGCGGAGGAGCAGAAGCGCTGCCGGGCCAAGGGCATCACGATGACGGAGTACGAGCTTGGCCCCAAGCAATTCGTCTACGTCAAGGACGCCCACATGATGACCATCCCCGGCGTGCGCGACTTCACGGACAGCTGGGGCGTGAAGGGCAAGCCGGTGCGCGGCGCCTGA
- a CDS encoding hybrid sensor histidine kinase/response regulator, which translates to MTSIEPPWPSNERARLDRLKCGGVTDTPPEAVFNRLARLGARHFRMPIVTVNLLDGTQELSKAGYGLETLPAERRLPFCPFAILGDAVLVVRDALEDERFADHEAVTGPPHLRFYAGAPLITPDGLRVGTFSLLDHQPHPEFSAEDERDLEEFARLAVHEMESQAAQRAAQAAELLLRDKNTLLESLLESVTDPIFTKDRERRFTLVNAATARLFGRTRDAVAGLTGGDLFPPEEAKRLDDLCGRVIATGREETVEEELPFPTEEGRRVLMISVMPLRDAGGSTTGVVGVARDITARKRAEEALRTSEARFRTLVDNTPLLMWINRSDGTPEYYNEELRAYTGQDPETMSAWQGFHPDDRPAYLELRTRSIAAGTPYQSNIRMRRADGAWRWHQCRVVPVREKGSIVSWIGTAVDIHDIRRAQQAAEEADRSKGRFLAAASHDLRQPMQSILLFAGALGPHVTGGAGQRALDRLQQGLDTLKDLLDSLLDVSRLDAGVVAPQIEEFPVADLLGPLSAAYAPLAEAKGLDWRVVPFTGTVRSDRVLLGRMLRNLVDNAIRYTDRGRVMVDCRPQGTRLCVEVHDTGLGIPPDQRERIFEEFHQIGNPERDRDQGLGLGLAIVRRLSRLLDHPVDLMSRPERGSIFSVSVPLVRHDAPRPPPPRSRMARDEGTAATGEGRLAVVVEDDAIVLMGLAAMLGEWGFDVLSAGSTGEALERLARGGRRPDIVLADYRLRQGRVGTEAILRIRDLFGADVPGLIVTGEIGPEPQRDAARHGLGLMHKPVTPRLLEAALARQLGAIGPA; encoded by the coding sequence TTGACCAGCATAGAGCCGCCATGGCCATCGAATGAGCGCGCCCGGCTGGACCGGCTGAAGTGCGGCGGCGTGACGGACACGCCGCCGGAAGCGGTCTTCAACCGCTTGGCCCGGCTGGGCGCCCGCCATTTCCGCATGCCCATCGTGACGGTCAACCTGCTGGACGGGACCCAGGAATTGTCCAAGGCCGGCTATGGGCTGGAGACGTTGCCCGCCGAGCGGCGGCTGCCCTTCTGCCCCTTCGCCATCCTTGGCGACGCGGTGCTGGTCGTCCGCGACGCGCTGGAGGACGAGCGCTTCGCCGATCACGAGGCTGTCACCGGGCCGCCGCATCTGCGCTTCTACGCCGGGGCCCCGCTGATCACGCCGGACGGCTTGCGGGTCGGCACCTTCTCCCTCCTCGATCATCAGCCCCATCCCGAGTTCAGCGCGGAGGACGAGCGGGATTTGGAGGAGTTCGCCCGCCTCGCCGTGCACGAGATGGAATCCCAGGCCGCTCAACGCGCCGCCCAGGCGGCGGAACTGCTGCTGCGGGACAAGAACACCCTGCTGGAAAGCCTTCTGGAGAGCGTCACCGACCCGATCTTCACCAAGGATCGCGAGCGCCGCTTCACCCTGGTCAACGCCGCGACCGCGCGCCTGTTCGGACGGACGCGGGACGCGGTGGCCGGGCTGACCGGCGGGGACCTGTTCCCGCCCGAGGAGGCCAAGCGCCTGGATGATCTGTGCGGACGGGTGATCGCCACCGGGCGCGAGGAGACGGTCGAGGAGGAGTTGCCCTTCCCGACGGAGGAGGGCCGGCGCGTCCTGATGATCAGCGTGATGCCGCTGCGCGACGCCGGGGGAAGCACCACCGGCGTCGTCGGGGTGGCCCGCGACATCACCGCCCGCAAGCGCGCGGAGGAGGCGCTGCGGACGAGCGAGGCACGGTTCCGCACGCTGGTGGACAACACGCCGCTGCTCATGTGGATCAACCGCTCCGACGGCACGCCCGAGTATTACAATGAGGAATTGCGCGCCTACACCGGGCAGGACCCGGAAACCATGTCGGCTTGGCAGGGCTTCCATCCGGACGACCGCCCCGCCTACCTTGAGCTGAGGACACGCTCGATCGCCGCCGGCACGCCCTATCAGAGCAACATCCGGATGCGGCGCGCCGACGGGGCGTGGCGCTGGCACCAGTGCCGCGTGGTGCCGGTGCGGGAAAAGGGGAGCATCGTTTCCTGGATCGGCACCGCGGTGGACATCCATGACATCCGGCGCGCCCAGCAGGCGGCGGAGGAGGCCGACCGCTCCAAGGGCCGATTCCTGGCCGCGGCCAGCCACGACCTGCGCCAGCCCATGCAGTCGATCCTGCTGTTCGCCGGGGCGCTCGGCCCGCATGTCACCGGCGGGGCCGGGCAGCGGGCGCTCGACCGGCTCCAGCAGGGGCTGGACACGCTGAAGGATCTTCTGGACAGCCTGCTCGACGTGTCGCGCCTCGACGCCGGGGTGGTGGCGCCGCAGATCGAGGAGTTTCCGGTCGCCGACCTGCTCGGCCCGCTGTCCGCCGCCTACGCGCCGCTGGCCGAGGCCAAGGGGCTGGACTGGCGGGTCGTGCCCTTCACCGGCACGGTGCGCAGCGACCGCGTCCTGCTGGGGCGGATGCTGCGCAATCTGGTCGACAACGCCATCCGCTACACCGACCGCGGCCGCGTCATGGTCGATTGCCGGCCCCAGGGAACCCGCCTGTGCGTCGAGGTGCACGACACCGGCCTGGGCATTCCCCCCGATCAGCGGGAGCGCATCTTCGAGGAGTTCCACCAGATCGGCAATCCGGAGCGCGACCGCGACCAGGGCCTCGGCCTCGGCCTGGCCATCGTGCGGCGGCTGTCGCGGCTGCTCGATCACCCGGTCGATCTGATGTCGCGCCCGGAGCGCGGCTCAATCTTCTCGGTCAGCGTGCCGCTGGTCCGCCACGACGCGCCGCGTCCCCCGCCGCCGCGCTCCCGGATGGCGCGGGACGAAGGCACGGCGGCGACCGGGGAGGGGCGGCTGGCCGTGGTCGTGGAGGACGACGCCATCGTTCTGATGGGGCTGGCGGCGATGCTCGGCGAATGGGGGTTCGATGTGCTGTCCGCGGGGAGCACCGGCGAGGCGCTGGAGCGGCTGGCCCGCGGCGGGCGGCGGCCCGACATCGTGCTGGCCGACTACCGGCTGCGCCAGGGGCGTGTCGGCACCGAGGCCATCCTGCGCATCCGCGATCTGTTCGGCGCGGACGTTCCGGGCCTGATCGTGACCGGGGAGATCGGACCGGAACCGCAGCGCGACGCCGCGCGCCATGGTCTCGGCCTGATGCACAAGCCGGTGACGCCACGCCTTCTCGAAGCGGCGCTGGCCCGCCAACTTGGAGCCATCGGGCCGGCTTGA
- a CDS encoding oxidoreductase, whose protein sequence is MISPDQTPIGSGFGPAATAAEAVRGIDLRGRVAIVTGGYSGIGLETTRALAEAGATVIVPARDRTRASAALAGLDRVELESLDLADPASVAAFARRFCGSGRPLSILVNSAGIMATPLHRDADGHEGQFATNHLGHFRLTLALWPALRAAGGARVVSVSSRGHQIAGIDFDDLDFERRPYDKWAAYGQSKTANALFAVALDRRGRGHGVRAFSLHPGQILTELSRHLSASEIAGFDALDAEGRPRIDPSRGMKTVTQGAATSVWCATSPRLDGLGGLYCEDCDVAQVHSAATGRRGVHPWAADDALAERLWSVSETLTGASLP, encoded by the coding sequence ATGATATCCCCCGACCAGACACCCATCGGGTCCGGCTTCGGCCCCGCCGCCACCGCCGCCGAAGCCGTTCGCGGCATCGATCTCCGCGGGCGGGTGGCGATCGTCACCGGTGGCTATTCCGGCATCGGGCTGGAAACGACCCGCGCGCTCGCCGAGGCCGGCGCGACCGTCATCGTGCCGGCCCGGGATCGCACCCGAGCGTCGGCCGCGCTGGCCGGCCTCGACCGTGTCGAGCTGGAGTCGCTGGACCTCGCGGACCCCGCCTCGGTCGCCGCCTTCGCCCGGCGCTTTTGCGGGTCCGGACGGCCGCTGTCGATCCTTGTCAACAGCGCCGGGATCATGGCGACGCCGCTTCACCGCGACGCCGACGGGCACGAGGGGCAGTTCGCCACGAATCATCTCGGGCATTTCCGGCTGACCTTGGCCTTGTGGCCGGCGCTCCGTGCGGCTGGAGGGGCGCGCGTCGTGTCGGTCTCGTCACGCGGCCACCAGATCGCCGGGATCGACTTCGACGACCTCGACTTCGAGCGGCGCCCCTATGACAAGTGGGCCGCCTATGGCCAGTCCAAGACGGCCAACGCGCTGTTCGCCGTCGCCCTGGACCGCCGCGGTCGGGGGCATGGGGTGCGCGCCTTCTCGCTGCATCCGGGGCAGATCCTCACCGAACTGAGCCGCCATCTGAGCGCCTCGGAGATCGCCGGTTTCGACGCCCTGGACGCGGAGGGGCGTCCGCGCATCGACCCGTCGCGCGGCATGAAGACCGTCACGCAAGGGGCGGCGACCAGCGTGTGGTGCGCGACCAGCCCGCGGCTCGACGGCCTTGGCGGACTCTATTGCGAGGATTGCGACGTCGCCCAAGTCCACAGCGCGGCGACGGGCCGGCGCGGCGTCCATCCCTGGGCGGCGGACGACGCGCTGGCCGAACGCCTGTGGAGCGTCTCGGAAACCCTGACCGGCGCCTCTTTGCCCTGA